A DNA window from Molothrus ater isolate BHLD 08-10-18 breed brown headed cowbird chromosome 2, BPBGC_Mater_1.1, whole genome shotgun sequence contains the following coding sequences:
- the NDP gene encoding norrin — translation MLYLPLLLPARSSSTMGNHVLAASISMLSLLVMMGDTDSKTESSFLIDSDPSRCMRHHYVDSISHPLYKCSSKMVLLARCEGRCSQTSRSEPMVSFSTVLKQPFRSSCHCCRPQTSKLKAMRLRCSGGMRLTATYRYILSCHCEECNS, via the exons ATGCTCTACCTCCCTCTGCTGTTACCAGCGAGAAGTTCCTCGACAATGGGAAATCATGTACTCGCAGCTTCGATTTCCATGCTCTCGCTGCTGGTGATGATGGGAGACACGGACAGTAAAACAGAGAGCTCCTTCCTCATCGACTCCGACCCCAGCCGCTGCATGAGGCACCACTACGTCGACTCCATCAGCCACCCCCTCTACAAGTGCAGCTCCAAG ATGGTGTTGCTGGCTCGCTGCGAAGGCCGCTGCAGCCAGACGTCGCGCTCGGAGCCCATGGTGTCCTTCAGCACGGTCCTGAAGCAGCCCTTCCgctccagctgccactgctgccgGCCCCAGACCTCCAAGCTGAAGGCCATGAGGCTGCGCTGCTCGGGGGGCATGCGGCTCACGGCCACCTACCGCTACATCCTCTCCTGCCACTGCGAGGAGTGCAACTCCTAG